The sequence CCCGCAGGGGCAGCGTCAGCCGCAGGGTCAGGGTGGCGGTCGTCCCGGTGACACAGGCTCGTTCCCGGTCCCCGGTGGTTCCGGTGGTCCTGGTGACACCAGCCAGTTCCCGGCGGTGCGTAACGACGGTTTCCCGCAGGGTCAGGGTGGCGGTCGTCCCGGCGACACGGGCTCGTTCCCGGTCCCTGGTGGTTCCGGTGGTCCTGGTGACACCAGCCAGTTCCCGGCGGTGCGTAACGACGGTTTCCCGCAGGGTCAGGGTGGCGGTCGTCCCGGCGACACGGGCTCGTTCCCGGTCCCCGGTGGTTCCGGTGGTCCTGGTGACACCAGCCAGTTCCCGGCCGTGCGTAACGACGGTTTCCCGCAGGGGCAGGGCGGCGGTCGTCCCGGCGACACCGGTTCGTTCCCGATCCCCGGTGGCCCTGGTGACACCAGCCAGTTCCCGGCCGTGCGCAACGACGGTTTCCCGCAGGGGCAGCGTCAGCCGCAGGGTCAGGGTGGCGGTCGTCCTGGTGACACGGGCTCCTTCCCGATTCCCGGTGGTTCCGGTGGTCCCGGCGACACCAGCCAGTTCCCGGCGGTCCGCTCCGAGGACGGCTCCGGCTCGTACCCGGCACAGCAGCCCGGGCCCGCGCGGCCCGGCGGGATGCCGCAGCGCGGGCCGCGCGGCCCCCAGGGCACCCCGGGCTGGAACCCGCAGGGTCAGGGCGGCCAGCCGCAGCAGCGGCCGGACGCGTACGACACCGGCTCGCAGCCGATGCCGGGCCTCGGCGACACCAGCGGCCAGTACCCGATGCCGCACCAGCCGCAGCAGCACAACGGGCAGCAGCACAACGGGCAGCCGTACCAGGGCCAGCCGGGCGGCCCGCAGCACGCGCCGCGCCCCGAGCCCCAACTCCCCGGCCCGGCCGAGCCGATGGCGCTGCCCCCGGCCCCGACCCGGGGCGACGAGCCGACGCCGATCTTCGCGTCGATCGAGTCCGACTGGTTCCGTACCGGCCAGGCCGAGCGGATGCAGCAGATCCACGTCGAGCAGAGCGCGCGGGGCCAGCAGGCGCCGCCGCCCCGTCCGGTGGGCCGCACCGCCCCGCCGCAGCGCCCGCGTACCGACCGGCCGGGACCGAACCCCGCCGGCGGCCCGCAGCGCCTCACCGGTGGCCCGCAGCCGGCCACCCAGGCCACCGCGCCGGCCGGCCAGGGCCAGCAGACCCAGAGCCAGGGCCAGGACCCCGCGGCACACAACAGCGCGCAGAGCGGCGCCCAGGTGCCTGCCGCACCGAGCGCCCAGCCGCTGCCGCGGGAGACCCCGAACTGGCGTACCTCGCCCAACGACGCACTGCGCCAGCGGGCCGAATCCATCCGGGAACCCACCGCGGGCGGGGTCACTCCCTCCGGCCTGCCGCGGCGGGTCCCCCGGGCGAATCTCGTCGCGGGCGGCGCGGCTCCCCAGCAGGCCCCCCAGGGCGGCCCGCAGGTCTCCCGCTCCCCCGACGACGTGCGCGGACGTCTGACCAACCTCCGCAGGGGCATCCAGCAGGGCCGCCAGGCCGGCGGTACCGGTACCACCGACGGCCGTGGTCTCGGCATGAACAACCAGGAGCGCTAGTTGAGTGCGATGAGCCAGGCGGCACAGAATCTGAACTGGTTGATCACCAACTTCGTGGACAACACCCCGGGGGTGTCCCACACGGTGGTGGTCTCCGCCGACGGCCTGCTGCTCGCGATGTCTGATGGTTTTCCGCGTGATCGTGCGGATCAGTTGGCGGCGGTGGCCTCGGGGTTGACGTCGTTGACCGCTGGTGCCTCCCGGATCTTCGAGGGGGGCAGTGTGAACCAGACGGTGGTGGAGATGGAGCGGGGCTTCCTTTTCATCATGTCGGTGTCGGATGGTTCGTCGCTGGCGGTGCTGGCGCATCCGGAGTGCGACATCGGTCTGGTCGGCTACGAAATGGCCCTGCTCGTCGACCGCGCGGGTGCCGTCCTGACCCCCGACCTTCGGGCCGAACTCCAGGGCAGCCTGTTGAACTGAGCACCGCACCCCGCCGCCGGGTGACCCGCACGCATCCGCGGACAACCGCCCGCACAACAGAACGTTCCCGTACTTCCGCACCAGCCATAGCACTGCCCGGACACGGAGGACCCTCATGACCCCGCCACCCGCCTCGCCGGGCCCGTACGGCGCGTCCCACCACGCGCCGTACGGGGTGGAAGGCGACCAGCCGCTGGTGCGGCCGTACGCCATGACCGGTGGCCGTACCCGGCCTCGCTACCAGCTCGCGATCGAGGCGCTGGTCAGCACCACCGCCGACCCGGCGCAGTACGCGGGACTGCTTCCAGAGCACCAGCGGATCTGCCATCTGACGCGTGAGATCAAGTCGGTGGCCGAGATCTCCGCTCTGCTCGCGATACCGCTCGGTGTGGCCCGGATTCTTGTGGCCGACCTCGCCGAGGCCGGCATGGTCGCCATCCACCAGCCCGGCAGCGGCGAATCGGGCGGCCAGCCAGATGTGACATTGCTTGAGAGGGTGCTCAGTGGACTTCGGAAGCTCTAGGCCGCAAGCGCAGCAGCCGGCGTACGGCGCGCCGCCGGTGCGGTCGACCACCTCCGCGAAGATCGTGGTGGCGGGTGGCTTCGGCGTGGGCAAGACCACGTTCGTGGGTGCGGTGTCGGAGATCAACCCGCTGCGCACCGAGGCCGTGATGACCTCGGCGTCGGCCGGGATCGACGACCTGAGCCACGTGCAGGACAAGACCACCACCACCGTGGCGATGGACTTCGGGCGCATCACGCTCGACGACGACCTGATCCTCTACCTGTTCGGCACCCCGGGCCAGGACCGCTTCTGGTTCATGTGGGACGACCTGGTGCGCGGCGCGATCGGCGCCGTGGTGCTGGTGGACACCCGGCGGCTGGCGGACTGCTTCCCGGCGGTCGACTACTTCGAGAACAGCGGGCTGCCGTTCGTGATCGCCCTCAACGGCTTCGACGGCCACCAGCCCTACCGGCCGGAAGAAGTGCGCGAGGCGCTGCAGATCGGTCCCGAGGCGCCGATCATCACCACCGACGCCCGGCACCGTGGCGAGGCGAAGAGCGCGCTGATCACGCTCGTCGAGCACGCGCTGCTGGCACGTCTCAAGTAGCTTGTGCCGCCGGCGATTTCGCCGGCCGGTAACGCGAGGACCCGTTATGTCGCACGACGTAACGGGTCCTTGCTCTTCATAACATTTCGAGAGAGTTTCCGGGAGGTCGCGAACACGGCTCGCGCTCGGCCGGTGCCACCGCGTGTACGTCTGTCTTATGGTTTGCTCAGCCTTTGGACTTATGCCCTTTTTATCTCTAGCCTTCTCACGGAGCCCGCCGGAAGCCAGACGTTTGGCGTGCACCTGCATGACGTGCTGGAATTCGCAGAACCTGAGCGTAGGAACGGCCGTCGTTGTTGCGCCGTCGCCGAGAGGTTGTTGGTCCAGTGAGGAACACGAGGCGAGCTGAGGCGGGTACCGGGCAGGGCCCGCGTGGGAACTTCACTCCGCCACAGCGTCCGGGCAGCAGCCCGGAGCCGGTGGCCGAGGACATGCCGGGGCCGGGCGGCCGGTTCAGCGCGCGCAACTGGCGGATGGCCACCCGGCTGAACGCCATCCTCCTCATCCCGGTCCTCGTCGCACTCGTGCTGGGCGGCTTCCGCGTCAACAGCGCCGTCAGCACCTGGCAGCAGGCCGACG comes from Streptomyces sp. NBC_00448 and encodes:
- a CDS encoding roadblock/LC7 domain-containing protein; protein product: MSQAAQNLNWLITNFVDNTPGVSHTVVVSADGLLLAMSDGFPRDRADQLAAVASGLTSLTAGASRIFEGGSVNQTVVEMERGFLFIMSVSDGSSLAVLAHPECDIGLVGYEMALLVDRAGAVLTPDLRAELQGSLLN
- a CDS encoding DUF742 domain-containing protein is translated as MTPPPASPGPYGASHHAPYGVEGDQPLVRPYAMTGGRTRPRYQLAIEALVSTTADPAQYAGLLPEHQRICHLTREIKSVAEISALLAIPLGVARILVADLAEAGMVAIHQPGSGESGGQPDVTLLERVLSGLRKL
- a CDS encoding GTP-binding protein — translated: MDFGSSRPQAQQPAYGAPPVRSTTSAKIVVAGGFGVGKTTFVGAVSEINPLRTEAVMTSASAGIDDLSHVQDKTTTTVAMDFGRITLDDDLILYLFGTPGQDRFWFMWDDLVRGAIGAVVLVDTRRLADCFPAVDYFENSGLPFVIALNGFDGHQPYRPEEVREALQIGPEAPIITTDARHRGEAKSALITLVEHALLARLK